The Larimichthys crocea isolate SSNF unplaced genomic scaffold, L_crocea_2.0 scaffold83, whole genome shotgun sequence genome contains the following window.
AgagaaagtcagaggatcacgAAAGTCAACAGGAGACAATACttatatcaatattttatattttcaaccTTCAAAAGTGACGACAGAGCAGAGAGCCGTGGCTGAGAACGAGCTAAAGCAGGTTGTTTGAGCTGTGAGACATTCACTGGACGTTATAAAGACCAGAGACAAATAGAGAGAGGACGGAAGACAGGATGAGCGATGAATGATCGTGATGTGTGTTCAGAgctagagagagaaaagaaggtgTTAATCCCTCGTGCGCCACGAAAGGACGCAGGACGAGGCTGCTGGTGAGTGTCAGTGTAACTCACTACATTACTGACATACCAGTACAGTCTGAGGATATAGATGGAAATATTCTATAATATTGCACCTTTTACTCATACATATATTTGATTATTGGAGTTAAGTTACTTTTTCACAGGTTTGACactttttagatttacagtgtCATGTGTGAAGTACAACTTTCACagtttgtacttttactttaaatactCGTCAGTACATTTTCCTGCCAGTTCctgcaacaaaaaataaactggTCACAGATTGTGCAGTGTTGCTTTGCTCACTGATCAAGTTGAGTGTTGGAGGAAGTACTGAGATCTTTTTCTTTGGTAAAAGTAGCAACACCACGCCATCAAATAGAAATAGTACAGAGTATGTATGAGCAGCGAAATATGGAAGTATAAAAAAAGTTTGCATTAGGTGTCAGAGTGTTTATTATATAACTGatttattattgatgcattaacatGTGAGCAGCAGGTTAATGTTGCTGTAGCTGGTCAAGGCTAATTTGCATACTTCATCTATAATATCATTTTacttgtttattattattattattattattatattattactgtctGTGAAATTTTGACTGAAGTAACTCAAAGTCGTAAAAAGTTGTAATACATACTGGAAAGGTACTCAAGTACCGCAGAACTGTACTAAAGCacataatattattaaaaatcaaCTCATCCGACCCATAACTTAATTTTTCCATCTTCTTTATGTGAATAAAAATCGACTGTTCTGTTGTTATGACGAGCCACACAGCATGATTCTGATTGTccactgacattttattgaaaaaagaacaatataatatcatgtacaataataataataataataataacaataataataatattaataatattaatattaatacaaaaaTCTGTACATTCCGTGGTTTTGCAGTACATTTGGAAGACAAACAGATACAAAATAACTGCAACAGGGAGGGAGGTATTTACACATGTCGGATCGATCGATGGAGCCCAGAGAGGCTGTccgtcacaaaaaaaaaaaaagatacaggaTATAAATTTGTATTGATGCAAACTCTTGTGCAGTACGCCTTCATATGCCGGGCTTACAGTACATTTGGCTTTGAACGTCAACAGAGAATGAAAACTCAAGTAGTGTTGATGAAGGAGGAGGCTGATCTGAAGTCTGCATACAGCAAAGGAGGAAAACGAGTTTCTCCAATCATAACACTGTATCAGATTCAGAAGTTCTTTCATCACAGACTTCATATTTTAAACCTTTGAAGCAGGTTTggcttaaaaatgaaaactctttttttggTTCAAGCCTCACACACTAACTGAATTATTGTTTTAGTTCGGCAAACACTACAGAACTTGTGATTCTTGTTTACTGTCCTCTACAGTAATGCCTTTGTCAccttttggtttgatttataCATCTTCACTTTCCTCCTTTTTCAACTTTCCAGATTAAGGCTTGATGAAGTGGCTCAAGATGAAGGATgatcggaaaaaaaaaaaaaaaaaaaaaaaaaaaaaaaaaaaaaaaaaaaaagataaaactgtACACACATTCTTGAAAAACAAACCTTATTAAAACTTCCTAAACGTTCTACTTCTCTGTACCAAATCTAACCAGGTGTTGTTTTTAAGAAACATATCTATGATAGTAATACTCTTTGGCATTTTTTATCaaccgtaaaaaaaaacaaaagaaaaaaaaagaagcaacatCATAGCAGCACTTTTAAGAACATTCAGATTCTCATATTACCCCGGTCTCTGTTTAAATTAAtgatttttctgtcagtttgatGCCGTTAATACTACCCTGCTCTATCTCTTGACGTGAGCAGGCATGTTTCTATCAGTCTGACCAGCAATGAACAGTCTCTCAGGTCAATAACTGCAGAGGGTGAAGCAGAAGATCAGAAAATCAGTGCTGTCAAGTCCAGAGGAAAACCCTAAACTGACTGTGACGTCTGCTATGAGACCAGCTCGTGAACAAATACTCTACTTGTACCTTTGTTCCAGACATCTACCTTTAGTGTCCTCTTTGGTTCTATGAGAAAGCACAAAGTTTAACCTCCACTATTTTCTAGCAGCACTTGAGAACATATTCTAAGtataaaacatctttctgaaAGCGCCTTGTTCATGCCGGCCAGAGAAACTGAGACATGCCTGCGATTTTCAAGTCATCTCAACAACCTCTCTGTCATCTTGCAGTCACCAAAGCACACATTCATGGGGACTTCATGGAGAATTCTTCCTGCAATATGCACATGGTTCATAGTGCTGTGTTTtgtcatactgtatgtagtcaAAGTTCAGACTCCTACATACAAAGTCCTAAACTTTGTCGCTTCCCACAGCAGTACCGTTCGGCTTGTCCTCTACCCAAGGCCCAGCTCGGCTCGATGCGCCTTTTGGAGCAGAGAGGTGATTTTAGAAAATCTCTCGCGTGAGGTCTGAGGTCTGAACAGTCATATTTCTGATTCTCGTCTCAGAGGCCGGGGCTCGAGCGGCACCGTGGCTTGGCTGTGTTCAGTCTCTGAGATGTTGTCCGTCTGGGTGCCGTCGGGCCCAACGCTGCCCCCGTTTCCCTCGTCTGTGTCCTCTTTGTTCTCCAGCGCCATCTCGTTTTCGTAGCAGAAGGAGTTGGAGTTTGAGAGaatgtattttttctctgcGAGGTCCCTGGCACTGCAAAGCGGGGTGCTCGGCACCTCGTATGTCTTATGGAAGCGAGAATAGTCCACCTTGTAGTAGTTCTTCTCCTCGAAGAGAACGGGCTCGAACCGGTGGCCCCAGAGGATCTCGCCGGCGACGTAGGAGCTGCGGCATTGCGTGGTCATGGCAGTCGCCTCGACCATGCCCTCCAGGATGACCACGATTTCAAATTCTGAGTTCTCCAGGTCTTGTTTGCTCATATCGTAGAAGGGGCTGTCCTCGTCGATCTCGTGGACAATGGTTATGGGGGAGACCAGGAAGATGCGGTCGACTCCGCTGTCGAAGCCCACGTCTATGTCCATCTGATCGAGGGGGATGTACTCCCCCTCTGCTGTCGTCCGGGATTTCAAAAGTTGCGCCCGCACATGCGCCTCGACCAGGTGGCTCTTTCTTAAGTTGCCCACACGCCACATCAGGCAGAGCTTGTTATCCCTCATGGCCACCGTGGCATTGTGGCTAAAAACCAAAGTTTCATTCCTCTTCTTGGGCTTTGCCATCTTTGCCATGACGGCGCCAATGATAAAGGCGTCAATAATGCAGCCTACGATGCTTTGGAAAACCACCATGAAGACAGCGACAGGGCACTCATCTGTCACATATCTGTAGCCGTAGCCAATAGTAGTTTGAGTCTCAATGGAGAACAGGAAGGCAGCGGTGAAGCTGCTCACATTGGAGACGCACTTCTGGCCGCCGGTTTCTAAATCCCCGTGGAAGATGGCCACCAGCCAGAAGACGCAGCCGAAGAACAGCCAGGACAGGAGAAAGGCGAGGCAGAAGATGATGAACATCCATCTCCAGCGGATGTCCACGCATGTCGTGAAGATGTCAGCCAAGTACCGCTGACCTTTCTCGCTCACATTGATGAACTGCACGTTGCAGTGACCGTCTTTCTTTACAAATCTGCTTTGCGGCTGGTGCCTCGTGTGCACCTTGCCTTTACTGTTCCCGTAGCCGTTGGGTACTGCCATAGTGGCAAGCTTCATGCCGTCCTCCTCTGATGACACAATGCTGTAGCGGCTGGCTCGCACGCTTCCCATCACCTCAGTCTGGGAGGGCTGTGCTGCTTCTGCTTTGGAAAACAGTCTAAGTTTCTGGAAAAAGCGTTGGAGAAACAGTTTTGAAACACTTCTGGGGGACCAACTCAGAGATGAAATGGTGGCAAAATGAGGCGGGCTGAAGGCAGTCTTCAGCCTCACTGGCCCCTAGATGGAGTGCAACAAGAGGAGGGTGAAGTGGTCACTCCTCTTTCATCAGCTGACTGGACCTCATCAAGTTCATCGGCTgcaagaaaacagagacagaagaggtcTGTTAGTCAAAGCAGTTCCACATAGATCggaaaaacatttataaaatcaCGTGCAGAGCGttgtcaaaaagaaaatgtaatgctTCAACGTTTTTAGTGATTACTTGTTGAACATGACATGTCTGATAACGTGCAGCCTGAGAAAAAACTTTATACCCAGCGTCAGCAAAGCTCGCCTGCCTGTGCCAACAATATTTCATCCAGTtatgacaaacaacaacagtgatgtT
Protein-coding sequences here:
- the kcnj2a gene encoding inward rectifier potassium channel 2a; protein product: MGSVRASRYSIVSSEEDGMKLATMAVPNGYGNSKGKVHTRHQPQSRFVKKDGHCNVQFINVSEKGQRYLADIFTTCVDIRWRWMFIIFCLAFLLSWLFFGCVFWLVAIFHGDLETGGQKCVSNVSSFTAAFLFSIETQTTIGYGYRYVTDECPVAVFMVVFQSIVGCIIDAFIIGAVMAKMAKPKKRNETLVFSHNATVAMRDNKLCLMWRVGNLRKSHLVEAHVRAQLLKSRTTAEGEYIPLDQMDIDVGFDSGVDRIFLVSPITIVHEIDEDSPFYDMSKQDLENSEFEIVVILEGMVEATAMTTQCRSSYVAGEILWGHRFEPVLFEEKNYYKVDYSRFHKTYEVPSTPLCSARDLAEKKYILSNSNSFCYENEMALENKEDTDEGNGGSVGPDGTQTDNISETEHSQATVPLEPRPLRRESEI